A section of the Humulus lupulus chromosome 2, drHumLupu1.1, whole genome shotgun sequence genome encodes:
- the LOC133816173 gene encoding transmembrane E3 ubiquitin-protein ligase FLY1-like — MGYPDSDMVAKRNLGFGCFSKRRLGLLNWVVFGFWLALLLLQPVASVRPLRERARSWGDEWLFRGKKESDLGPFSAWNIIGTYRVDQRTKLI, encoded by the exons atgggATACCCAGATTCTGATATGGTGGCCAAGAGAAATTTGGGTTTTGGGTGCTTTTCCAAGAGGAGATTAGGTTTATTGAATTGGGTCGTCTTTGGATTTTGGCTTGCGTTACTGCTTTTGCAGCCGGTGGCTAGTGTCAGACCCTTGCGAGAGAGAGCTCGTTCTTGGGGCGATGAG TGGTTATTCAGAGGAAAAAAAGAAAGTGACTTGGGTCCATTTTCTGCATGGAATATAATTGGAACATATAGAG TCGATCAGAGGACAAAACTAATTTAA